A DNA window from Pseudorasbora parva isolate DD20220531a chromosome 19, ASM2467924v1, whole genome shotgun sequence contains the following coding sequences:
- the LOC137047789 gene encoding perforin-1-like — protein MMGPFQIYLAVFWTLLLMSISGEDDIAASKECENAPFVPGHNLAGEGFDVVTMTRKGSYVIDTEKWDLGNGKCKLRKNSYMNKIKQKLPAAVVGWRTLPKCSMKVSSQIFESSEALVNDSSSALSVSWKVGLDVKAAGAAVGSTHSREAKFAMQKSKEDKYSFIKHEVACSFYRYRVAEKPPLHAEFLEAIKSLPASYDPDAYRNLIATYGTHFTTGVKLGGKVKAITAIKSCQASLSGLTDTAVKDCLDVEASGSYSVATVKVESHFCKEKKKKMGNNEKFSSMFSERQTEIIGGNINGEDLLFSGSSHPNSVKNWLESLKSLPDVVHYSLKPLHFLLSTKHPARKGLKRAVEKYIIENALMKVCSEHCKIGKKCSARDRCACVCQGNQMIKSNCCPAEKGLATLKVYNLRANGLYGDRFTQTDGAVLVTYGTQSKRTETINNNDNPSWPETFEFGAIKIRMANKLTFEVYDADSYWNSDLLGKCSFDLRSGVVSDVCAFTYGTFFFTYEVKCAPGLNGPQCNDYIPSPMAASLADIFSSRNGVLVKDMPRLGSAQHFSSKFKSAYGRWIKL, from the exons ATGATGGGGCCGTTCCAGATTTACCTTGCTGTTTTCTGGACTTTGCTTCTCATGAGCATTTCTGGAGAGGATGACATAGCTGCATCAAAAGAGTGTGAGAATGCTCCCTTTGTTCCAGGACACAATCTTGCTGGAGAGGGGTTTGATGTTGTGACCATGACGCGAAAAGGTTCTTATGTGATCGACACAGAAAAATGGGATTTAGGAAATGGCAAATGTAAATTGCGCAAGAACAGTtacatgaataaaataaagcaaaagCTACCAGCAGCAGTTGTAGGCTGGAGGACCTTGCCAAAGTGTTCAATGAAGGTCTCCAGTCAGATCTTTGAATCAAGTGAAGCACTGGTCAATGATTCATCATCTGCACTCTCGGTCAGCTGGAAAGTTGGTTTAGATGTGAAAGCTGCTGGAGCTGCAGTCGGAAGCACTCATTCCAGGGAAGCCAAATTTGCGATGCAAAAATCTAAAGAAGACAAATACAGTTTCATCAAACATGAAGTTGCATGCAGCTTTTACAG ATATCGCGTAGCTGAAAAGCCTCCTCTTCATGCTGAGTTTCTTGAAGCAATCAAATCACTCCCTGCATCCTATGATCCAGACGCCTACCGCAACCTGATCGCCACATATGGTACTCACTTTACCACCGGTGTCAAGTTAGGAGGGAAAGTGAAAGCCATAACAGCCATCAAATCCTGTCAGGCATCTTTGAGTGGACTTACAGACACTGCGGTGAAAGACTGTTTGGATGTAGAAGCCTCTGGTTCATACAGTGTAGCAACTGTGAAGGTAGAGAGCcatttttgtaaagaaaaaaagaagaagatggGGAACAATGAAAAGTTCAGCTCCATGTTCAGTGAGCGTCAGACAGAGATTATTGGAGGAAATATAAATGGAGAAGATTTGCTTTTTTCTGGTTCATCACACCCAAATTCCGTTAAGAACTGGCTTGAGTCTTTGAAGAGCCTCCCTGACGTTGTGCACTACTCTCTGAAACCCCTCCATTTCTTACTGAGTACTAAACACCCTGCAAGGAAAGGGCTAAAGAGAGCTGTTGAAAAATACATTATAGAAAATGCCCTCATGAAGGTTTGCTCTGAGCATTGCAAGATTGGCAAGAAGTGCAGTGCAAGAGATCGATGTGCTTGTGTTTGTCAAGGCAATCAAATGATAAAGTCCAATTGCTGTCCAGCTGAAAAAGGACTTGCCACCCTAAAAGTCTACAACCTCAGAGCCAACGGTCTGTATGGAGATAGATTTACTCAAACAGATGGTGCTGTATTAGTTACATATGGCACACAAAGTAAGCGCACTGAGACTATTAACAATAATGACAATCCAAGTTGGCCAGAAACATTTGAGTTTGGTGCTATTAAGATCAGAATGGCCAATAAACTTACTTTTGAAGTGTATGATGCAGACAGCTACTGGAACAGTGATCTACTTGGTAAATGCTCTTTTGATCTTAGAAGTGGAGTTGTGAGTGATGTTTGTGCTTTTACATATGGTACCTTCTTTTTTACCTATGAAGTGAAATGTGCACCCGGTCTAAATGGCCCACAGTGTAATGATTACATACCTTCTCCAATGGCTGCCTCTCTGGCTGACATTTTCAGCTCAAGAAATGGTGTTCTGGTTAAAGACATGCCCAGACTTGGATCAGCTCAACATTTCTCAAGTAAATTCAAGAGCGCTTATGGAAGATGGATAAAACTGTAA
- the LOC137048195 gene encoding perforin-1-like encodes MMGPFQIYLVVFWTLLFVSISGEDDIADIAIAASKECENAPFVPGHNLAGEGFDVVTMTRKGSYVIDTEKWDLGNGKCKLRKNSYMNKIIQKLPAAVVGWRTLPKCSMKVSSQIFESSEALVNDSSSALSDGWKVGLDVKAAGAAVGSTHSREAKFAMKKSKEDKYSFTKHEVACSFYRFCVAEKPPLHAEFLEAIKSLPESYDPDAYRNLIATYGTHFTTGVKLGGKVKAITAIKSCQASMSGLTDTAVKDCLDVEASGSHGAATVKAESHFCKEKKRRMGTNEKFSSMFRERQTEIIGGNINGEDLLFSGSSHPNSLKNWLESLKSLPDVVHYSLKPLHFLLSTKHPARKGLKRAVEKYIIENALMKVCSEHCKIGKKCSARDRCACVCQGSQMIKSNCCPAEKGLATLKVYNLRAKGLYGDRFTQTDGAVLVTYDKQRKRTTTINDNDNPRWRETFHFGAIKIRMGKKLTFKVYDADSYWNSDLLGKCSFYLRSGVVSEACVFTYGTFFFTYEVKCAPSLNGPQCNNYKPSPMASHLADIFSSRNGVLVKDMPRLGSAQNFSSKFKSAYGKQIKL; translated from the exons ATGATGGGGCCGTTCCAGATTTACCTTGTTGTTTTCTGGACTTTGCTTTTCGTGAGCATTTCTGGAGAGGATGACATAGCTGACATAGCCATAGCTGCATCAAAAGAGTGTGAGAATGCTCCCTTTGTTCCAGGACACAATCTTGCTGGAGAAGGATTTGATGTTGTGACCATGACGCGAAAAGGTTCTTATGTGATCGACACAGAAAAATGGGATTTAg GAAATGGCAAATGTAAATTGCGCAAGAACAGTtacatgaataaaataatacagaAGCTACCAGCAGCAGTTGTAGGCTGGAGGACCTTGCCGAAGTGTTCAATGAAAGTCTCCAGTCAGATCTTTGAATCAAGTGAAGCACTGGTCAATGATTCATCATCTGCACTCTCAGACGGCTGGAAAGTTGGTTTAGATGTGAAAGCTGCTGGAGCAGCAGTTGGAAGCACTCATTCCAGGGAAGCCAAATTTGCGATGAAAAAATCTAAAGAAGACAAATATAGTTTCACCAAACATGAAGTTGCATGCAGCTTTTACAG ATTTTGCGTAGCTGAAAAGCCTCCTCTTCATGCTGAGTTTCTTGAAGCAATCAAATCACTCCCTGAATCCTATGATCCAGACGCCTACCGCAACCTGATCGCCACATATGGTACTCACTTTACCACCGGTGTCAAGTTAGGAGGGAAAGTGAAAGCCATAACAGCCATCAAATCCTGTCAGGCATCTATGAGTGGACTTACAGACACTGCGGTGAAAGACTGTTTGGATGTAGAAGCCTCTGGTTCACATGGTGCAGCAACTGTGAAGGCAGAGAGCcatttttgtaaagaaaaaaaaaggaggATGGGGACCAACGAAAAGTTCAGCTCCATGTTCAGGGAGCGTCAGACAGAGATTATTGGAGGAAACATAAATGGAGAAGATCTGCTTTTTTCTGGTTCATCACACCCAAATTCCCTTAAGAACTGGCTTGAGTCTTTGAAGAGCCTCCCTGACGTTGTGCACTACTCTCTGAAACCCCTCCATTTCTTACTGAGTACTAAACACCCTGCAAGGAAAGGGCTAAAGAGAGCAGTTGAAAAATACATTATAGAAAATGCCCTCATGAAGGTTTGCTCTGAGCATTGCAAGATTGGCAAGAAGTGCAGTGCAAGAGATCGATGTGCTTGTGTTTGTCAAGGCAGTCAAATGATAAAGTCTAATTGCTGTCCAGCTGAAAAAGGACTTGCCACCCTAAAAGTCTACAACCTCAGAGCCAAAGGTCTGTATGGAGATAGATTTACTCAAACAGATGGTGCTGTATTAGTTACATATGACAAACAAAGGAAGCGCACTACGACTATTAATGATAATGACAATCCACGTTGGCGAgaaacatttcattttggtgCTATTAAGATCAGAATGGGCAAAAAACTGACTTTTAAAGTGTATGATGCAGACAGCTACTGGAACAGTGATCTACTTGGTAAATGCTCTTTTTATCTTAGAAGTGGAGTTGTGAGTGAGGCTTGTGTTTTTACATATGGCACCTTCTTTTTTACCTATGAAGTGAAATGTGCACCCAGTCTAAATGGCCCACAGTGTAATAATTACAAACCTTCTCCAATGGCTTCCCATCTGGCTGACATTTTCAGCTCAAGAAATGGTGTTCTGGTTAAAGACATGCCCAGACTTGGATCAGCTCAAAATTTCTCAAGTAAATTTAAGAGCGCTTATGGGAAACAAATAAAGTTGTAA